In Plasmodium gaboni strain SY75 chromosome 14, whole genome shotgun sequence, one genomic interval encodes:
- a CDS encoding hypothetical protein (conserved Plasmodium protein, unknown function) — MDESLILQKNRLKNLNCAFLSTTEYVDDNVNDEHKNFSNGNKNLENDSNNFYKNENNYIKKFDNIQNNGIKDSNLKLITKENEGRSFLHPEHIRQKNLEGYKEEYVNVSFLNDLIKVPNEDIRLRQKDFFMKKYDLLHKEGEAKKRNNYEYINQTNEYYISNNVEEKMPNTGIHNGNFFHDNSMLQYEDDMKKWTNKSRYLYFIEKEKEKHDNERTTKFKNINFDNSLIVDKYEKNVYKHVLRDETRIENLILDTLNRNFETVIESDEEQRDKDYIIYSPNKEKNVIVRKKVDELNIRKKTTIKKKHEPILDYLHYENVFNDDDINISINSVSESIENTQDMDKNSSIYNKEKREEFEIRDNINILMNKVKNDLYTNDFTRFIPDQFDTDIFLYNYGKGKYEDSCIEKTDDILKHTSIEMNLEKMNQEKELLERYNYVDSLYSPGYYTRITQKLKKHKEKKINIYDLKKIKLYEKMKEEKLQNDKMKKEEEDLIKLRLEQADDFDNDVNLDEHKISLEDRENVSLRKIMDNIKLEGLDNDMDEEGSEKEETYVTDSSINFETLNNRDIQNLKKKYKVMSKSNRVFEEDLRRLKFYICKRLNKKKHIFKNVAKEVKAKEKKKEKIKKIIQVSKQAGFSLLAKIHGDEHKSYEEKNVESDQLDESDLFNNADKNTSELNSSAYTYSSLTISSYEHMNIRNIHYNDNTNEKLFYVKDPSINITYLYDTVNFYLIQNKKKINKGILFMEFLLYDIKFYHNSSMIHENSLLYVFNINENTMVEKIKKKNHLCELILKTVNKNKMLFSCSILKQGKDLELICNNIIKRILMVKYIKYFESKSLMILDNAINFFLYEKILDLQNVPYDKIGDGIISLYIQNSYNVDIIDFSNRSMNIQNLSEYLDFAKIAHCNKLYLSNNPLFSKLSFDIIKNDIDKVIIHLQNMKLKELYLDFIDFSNISAEYFISNIIQKTQISFLSLMNCGLNHDNITNILNIIKENENEYKSSNINYLNVEFNKLTYYDVVSLIKILSKLNKIFKKIYIYGNLIQTDIFDISFEFKRNLSIIEVKKYSKHVPNVFNLTNINEIKDYFYCNLRGFAETIEDDKIVYLYFELYGCYMYVHSPEERLYHIKKISLLKKDESPLLAIGASLNNEEVTIRMKVFKFNIAKLFNILVNDSFHGRMYCYEQINNNREINRNVLNYFIFRGENEIRLYDYNISREDIHCVFKLCKYKIVKIINLNYCYMCNDDLSYFNSLKEYPYGIKVYKLSLCNNLFNSNMNLQDFLNFLSNFIIYFKINLSNMSIGKNPLIHELLFYLLNNTRCKIIMMDNCNLENPFLTNVNRNIDQLKENNYLSLLSLRYNYFSSVKELVKFVNNLTSKCKSLNKIRIYTNNFSQDDIKLIEKNIIKKDILSFISTYYLIPSIKKIKRKVLKLNKYKINKDVEYNTELTDREKKLIEQFFDRQNTKTDKEEKKKDDLDILNRYNLNDIKNRNIKYKFNNNNI, encoded by the exons atggATGAGTCTTTaattttacaaaaaaacagattaaaaaatttaaacT GTGCCTTTTTATCTACTACCGAATATGTTGATGACAATGTGAATGATGAGCATAAGAATTTTTCAA aTGGAAATAAAAACTTGGAAAACGATTCCAATAATTTCTATaagaatgaaaataattacataaaaaaatttgataatatacaaaataatg GAATAAAAGATAGTAATTTAAAACTAATtacaaaagaaaatgaagGACGGTCTTTTCTTCATCCAGAACATATAAG GCAAAAGAACCTTGAAGGATATAAGGAAGAATATGTAAATGTAAGTTTTCTAAACGATTTAATAAAAGTTCCTAATGAGGATATACGTTTACGTCAAAAagatttttttatgaaaaaatatgacTTGTTACATAAAGAAGGAGAAGCAAAAAAGAGAAACAATTATGAGTATATAAATCAAACTAAcgaatattatatatcaaataatgTTGAAGAGAAAATGCCGAACACTGGAATTCATAATggaaatttttttcatgaTAATAGTATGTTACAGTATGAAG ACGATATGAAGAAATGGACAAATAAAAGCAGAtacttatattttatagaaaaagaaaaagagAAACATGACAATGAAAGAACTacaaaatttaaaaatataaattttgaTAATTCATTAATCGttgataaatatgaaaagaaTGTTTACAAACATGTTCTAAGGGATGAAACAAGGATTGAGAACTTAATATTAGATACTCTAAATAGAA aTTTCGAGACTGTTATCGAATCGGATGAAGAACAAAG GGACAAGgattatattatatatagcCCAAATAAG GAAAAAAACGTTATAGTTCGAAAGAAAGTTGATGAATTGAACATAAGGAAGAAAACcacaattaaaaaaaagcaTGAACCTATTTTGGATTACTTACATTATGAAAACGTTTTTAACgatgatgatataaatatatcaataaaTTCAGTATCAGAAAGTATTGAAAATACCCAAGATATGGATAAAAACAGttcaatatataataaagaaaaaagagAAGAATTTGAAATAAgagataatataaacatattaatgaataaagttaaaaatgatttatatacaaatgaTTTTACTCGTTTTATTCCTGATCAATTTGATAcagatatatttttatataattatggAAAGGGTAAATATGAAGATTCTTGTATTGAAAAg aCCGATGATATTCTAAAACATACTAGCATCGAAATGAATCTAGAAAAAATGAATCAGGAGAAAGAACTTTTAGAAagatataattatgtaGACAGTTTATACTCCCCTGGTTATTATACAAGAATTACtcaaaaattaaagaagCACAAAGAGAAGAAAATTAACATTTATGATCTTAAAA AAATCAAACtttatgaaaaaatgaagGAAGAGAAATtacaaaatgataaaatgaaaaaagaagaagaagatCTAATAAAATTGAGATTAGAACAAGCCGACGATTTTGATAATGACGTAAATTTAGATGAACATAAAATTTCATTAGAAGATAGAGAAAATGTATCATTAAGAAAGATAATGGATAACATAAAATTAGAAGGATTAGATAATGATATGGATGAGGAAGGAAGCGAAAAAGAAGAAACGTATGTTACAGATAGTTCTATAAATTTCGAAACACTTAATAATAGAGATATACaaaatttaaagaaaaaatataaagtCATGTCAAAGAGTAATCGTGTTTTTGAAGAAGATTTAAGGAGATTgaaattttatatttgtaaaagattaaataagaaaaaacatatattcAAAAACGTCGCTAAGGAAGTAAAAGccaaagaaaaaaagaaagaaaaaataaagaaaattattcaAGTTTCAAAACAAGCCGGATTCTCTTTGTTAGCAAAAATACACGGAG atgAACATAAAAGTTATGAAGAGAAAAATGTTGAATCAGATCAACTGGATGAAAGCGATTTATTCAATAATGCAGATAAGAATACTTCTGAACTGAACAGCTCAGCATATACCTATTCTTCATTAACAATTTCTTCATATGAACATATGAATATACgaaatatacattataaTGACAATACAAAcgaaaaattattttatgttaaGGATCCatcaataaatataactTATCTTTACGACACAGTTAATTTCTATCttattcaaaataaaaag aaaataaataaggGAATTTTATTTATGGAATTTCTATTATATGACATAAAATTTTATCACAATAGCAGTATGATACATGAgaattctttattatatgtatttaatataaatgagAATACTATGgttgaaaaaataaagaaaaaaaatcaCTTATGtgaattaatattaaagaCTGTTAATAAGAACAAGATGTTATTTTCTTGTTCCATATTAAAACAAGGAAAAGACCTAGAattaatatgtaataatataattaaaagaatattaatggtaaaatatataaaatattttgaatcTAAATCTTTGATGATTCTTGACAATGcaattaatttttttttatatgaaaaaatattagaTTTACAAAATGTACCTTATGATAAAATAGGAGACGGTATcatatctttatatatacaaaattcatataatgTAGATATTATAGATTTTTCAAATAGATCTATGAACATTCAGAATTTAAGTGAATATTTGGATTTTGCTAAAATTGCACATTGTAATAAACTATATTTATCAAACAATCctttattttctaaattatcatttgatataattaaaaaCGATATTGATAAAGTTATAATACATTTAcaaaatatgaaattaaaagaaCTTTATTTAGATTTTATAGATTTTTCAAATATCTCTGctgaatattttatatctaACATAATACAAAAAACACAAATCTCTTTTTTGAGTTTAATGAACTGTGGATTAAATCATGACAACataacaaatattttaaatattataaaagaaaatgaaaatgaatataaatccagtaatattaattatttaaatgttgaatttaataaattaacaTACTATGATGTTGTAtcattaataaaaatattatctaaattaaataaaatatttaaaaaaatctATATTTATGGAAACCTTATACAAACAGATATATTTGACATATCGTTTGAATTTAAAAGGAACTTATCAATAATCgaagtaaaaaaatattctaaACATGTACCAAatgtttttaatttaactaatattaatgaaatAAAGGATTATTTCTATTGTAATTTGAGAGGATTTGCTGAAACAATCGAAGAT GATAAAATtgtgtatttatattttgagCTATATGGTTGTTATATGTATGTTCATAGCCCAGAAGAAAGATTATATCACATTAAGAAGATTTctcttttaaaaaaagacGAATCCCCATTATTAGCCATAGGTGCATCGCTTAATAATGAAGAGGTAACAATACGTATGAAGGTGTTCAAATTTAATATAGCAAAgttatttaatatattagtAAATGACAG TTTCCATGGGAGGATGTATTGTTATGAACAAATAAACAATAACAGAGAAATAAATAGAAATGTCctaaattattttatatttagaGGTGAAAAT GAAATACGATTGTATGATTATAACATAAGTAGAGAAGATATACACTGTGTCTTTaaattatgtaaatataagattgtaaaaattatcaatctgaattattgttatatgtgtaatgatgatttatcatattttaattcCTTAAAAGAATATCCATATGGaataaaagtatataaattatCTCTATGCAATAATTTGTTCAACTCGAATATGAACTTACAGGACTTTTTAAATTTCCTTtcaaattttataatatactt caaaataaatttaagTAATATGAGTATTGGTAAAAATCCTTTAATCCATGAGCTTCTTTTTTATCTCTTAAATAACACTAGGTGTAAAATTATAAT gATGGACAACTGTAATTTGGAAAATCCTTTTTTAACAAACGTGAACAGAAATATTGATCAATTAAAAGagaataattatttgaGCTTACTATCTTTGagatataattattttagTAGTGTTAAGGAATTAGTAAAATTCGTAAACAATTTAACATCGAAATGTAAATCCTTAAATAAGATTCGTATTTACACTAATAATTTTAGTCAAGATGATATTAAACTcatagaaaaaaatataataaaaaaagatatattatcatttataagtacatattatttaatacctagtattaaaaaaatcaaaagaaaagtgctaaaattaaataaatataaaattaataagGATGTTGAATATAATACTGAACTAACTGACCGTGAAAAGAAACTTATTGAACAGTTTTTTGATAGACAAAATACAAAAACTgataaagaagaaaaaaaaaaagatgatttggatatattaaatagatataatttaaatgatataaaaaataggaatattaaatataaatttaataataataacatataa